One region of Acropora muricata isolate sample 2 chromosome 13, ASM3666990v1, whole genome shotgun sequence genomic DNA includes:
- the LOC136896432 gene encoding threonine synthase-like 1, with the protein MFLFRPPKLSFPHSSLSVVRANSRAIFIAIHFSQGKCKQQVRFLTRNFKSTALRSYSSNAARFQDDRKKGNNIILMGSPGAGKTTVGRILGHHLGKDVIDVDDDVLEKVWGISVAEKLSEVGSHGFVDAEGQAVMQFSASDSVISLSGSNPMHREAMNHIKSLGDVIYLDVADDDILNRLAAMKVNRIVGQNEGISISEILQYRKQFYESSYDVRVSCARGDSAEEIANKTLKTLKETQDELGFISTREERAETDERPGFLDVVLEGLSPDGGLFVPRRQLPFFTEGQWERLVECSYQERALRILEAWVSPSELHPSSLRTMIDLAYSTNFQHEAIAPVIKLNDQFFIQELFHGPTASFKDLALQLTPQFFSEGVSRKSTSGEEVKYLILVATSGDTGSAVLEGFKGSPNIKVLVLYPQKGISAVQKSQMTAADGRNTCVIGVESDFDFCQSSIKTIFKDLPFSKKLMDSHNVKLSAANSLNWGRLLPQVVYHASAYLDLVKSGVISMGEAADLCVPTGNFGNILGAYYAKAMGIPLYNLICASNENNILTEFFRAGSYNMASRRLKQTISPSIDILKSSNLERLLYHATENNGAAVANWMASLEQDKYFKVSDDIRKELSTIFKADCTTDDKYLKTLKSTHEQTGYILDTHTAVAMDIASRFAHASRPMIVSATAHYSKFAYDVLRGLGEFPSCHEPRSLLSSLKQLDARPAMHANLEVVVSRPQIHKGHCEANINAVMNQVESFVEK; encoded by the exons ATGTTTCTTTTTCGACCTCCTAAACTCAGTTTTCCCCACTCGTCTTTATCTGTAGTCCGCGCAAATTCTCGCGCGATTTTCATTGCCATACACTTCTCCCAGGGAAAATGTAAACAACAAGTGCGTTTTCTTACAAGAAACTTCAAGTCGACGGCTCTCAGGAGCTACTCAAGTAATGCAGCAAGATTTCAAGATGATCGAAAG AAAGGCAACAACATTATTCTCATGGGAAGTCCTGGAGCAGGAAAAACAACTGTAGGAAGGATTCTTGGCCACCATCTTGGCAAAGATGTcattgatgttgatgatgatgtcTTGGAGAAAGTGTGGGGAATTTCAGTGGCAGAGAAG TTATCCGAAGTTGGATCCCATGGCTTTGTTGATGCAGAGGGTCAGGCAGTCATGCAATTTTCTGCCAGCGACTCGGTCATTTCTCTGAGTGGCTCCAATCCGATGCACAGAGAAGCCATGAATCACATTAAATCCCTTGGTGATGTCATCTACTTAGATGTCGCAGATGATGACATCTTAAATCGTCTGGCTGCGATGAAAGTGAATAGAATTGTTGGACAAAATGAAG GAATCAGTATTAGTGAAATTCTCCAGTATCGGAAGCAATTTTACGAGTCAAGCTACGACGTGCGCGTTTCCTGTGCGCGAGGTGATTCGGCCGAAGAAATTGCTAACAAAACTTTGAAAACACTGAAGGAGACACAGGACGAGTTAGGGTTCATCAGCACGAGAGAAGAACGCGCGGAAACAGATGAAAGACCAGGATTTTTAGATGTTGTTTTAGAAGGTCTGTCCCCTGATGGAGGTCTTTTTGTACCGAGGAGACAATTGCCATTCTTTACTGAAG GTCAATGGGAAAGGTTAGTGGAATGCAGTTACCAGGAACGAGCGTTGCGTATCTTAGAGGCCTGGGTGTCACCAAGCGAACTCCACCCCTCCTCCCTGCGGACAATGATCGACTTAGCCTACTCCACTAATTTTCAGCATGAAGCCATTGCGCCTGTCATCAAGCTCAATGACCAGTTCTTCATTCAGGAACTTTTCCACGGCCCCACAGCTTCGTTCAAAGATCTTGCTTTGCAGTTAACGCCACAGTTTTTCAGCGAAGGGGTTTCCAGAAAGTCAACCAGCGGTGAAGAAGTGAAATATCTGATACTTGTTGCTACTTCGGGTGACACAGGAAGTGCAGTGCTAGAGGGGTTTAAAG GGAGCCCCAACATTAAAGTTCTAGTCCTTTATCCGCAAAAAGGAATTAGCGCGGTACAGAAATCCCAGATGACAGCTGCGGATGGGAGAAACACGTGCGTTATTGGTGTAGAGAGTGACTTTGACTTTTGCCAGTCTTCGATAAAGACAATCTTTAAGGATTTGCCTTTTAGCAAGAAACTTATGGACTCCCACAACGTGAAACTAAGCGCTGCTAACTCGTTGAACTGGGGAAGGCTTTTGCCCCAAGTTGTTTATCATGCTTCGGCTTACTTGGATCTTGTAAAATCAGGGGTTATCTCGATGGGTGAAGCTGCAGATCTTTGTGTACCTACTGGGAACTTCGGAAATATTCTGGGAGCTTATTATGCCAAG GCCATGGGCATACCGCTGTACAATCTGATCTGCGCTTCAAACGAGAACAATATTCTGACGGAGTTTTTTCGCGCCGGGTCTTACAATATGGCTTCGCGCCGATTAAAACAGACCATTTCCCCGTCAATTGATATACTCAAGTCCTCGAATTTGGAAAGGCTCCTTTACCACGCAACAGAGAACAACGGAGCAGCAGTAGCGAATTGGATGGCGTCTTTGGAACAAGACAAGTATTTTAAG GTTTCGGATGACATTCGCAAGGAGCTGTCTACCATATTTAAAGCTGACTGTACAACAGATGACAAGTATCTCAAAACGCTGAAATCCACACACGAGCAAACGGGTTACATCTTAGATACCCATACAGCAGTTGCTATGGATATAGCGAGTCGGTTTGCGCATGCCAGCAGACCAATGATTGTTTCAGCGACTGCTCATTACAGCAAGTTTGCTTATGATGTGCTGAGGGGACTGGGAGAATTCCCCTCGTGCCACGAGCCTCGCAGTTTGCTTTCCAGCTTGAAGCAACTCGACGCTCGGCCTGCAATGCATGCGAACCTAGAAGTGGTTGTCAGTCGTCCGCAAATACACAAAGGCCATTGTGAAGCTAATATTAATGCTGTTATGAACCAGGTTGAAAGCTTCGTAGAGAAGTAG